A section of the Humulus lupulus chromosome 2, drHumLupu1.1, whole genome shotgun sequence genome encodes:
- the LOC133819286 gene encoding endo-1,3;1,4-beta-D-glucanase-like: protein MGSLILWWALIVQMLSFFCWSSGAGPLCCSDPPILDPHSGAGHVEKLGGLPTYVIGSPYSKHAAVLISDVYGYQAPNLRKVADKVAAAGFFVAVPDFLKGDPFVRADTKRPMSVWIKDHSTDEGFEFAKVVIQDLKNRGYSAIGAAGFCWGAKAAIQLAKCDSIKAAALLHQSYVTVDDIKEVKVPLAVLGAEFDHPEIVKQFEEVLKGKPEIESFVKIYPGVRHGWTIRYNITDTYTIKKADEAHEDLIQWFSKHVK, encoded by the exons ATGGGCTCCCTAATTTTGTGGTGGGCTCTTATTGTTCAAATGCTGTCATTTTTTTGT tggagcagtggAGCAGGACCTTTGTGTTGCTCAGACCCTCCAATCCTTGATCCACACAGTGGAGCAGGCCATGTCGAGAAACTTGGTGGCCTTCCCACCTATGTCATCGGTTCTCCATACTCTAAGCATGCTGCTGTTCTTATTTCTGATGTATATG GATATCAAGCTCCAAACTTAAG GAAAGTGGCCGACAAAGTCGCAGCTGCTGGATTCTTTGTGGCCGTTCCTGACTTCTTGAAGGGGGATCCTTTTGTTCGTGCAGATACTAAAAGGCCTATGAGCGTTTGGATTAAAGATCATAGCACG GACGAGGGATTTGAATTTGCCAAAGTAGTGATTCAAGATTTGAAAAATAGAGGCTATTCTGCAATAGGTGCTGCAGGCTTTTGTTGGGGTG CCAAGGCTGCAATTCAACTCGCAAAGTGCGACTCTATTAAGGCTGCTGCCCTCTTACATCAATCTTACGTCACTGTGGATGACATCAAAG AGGTTAAGGTTCCATTGGCAGTACTTGGAGCAGAGTTTGACCATCCAGAGATCGTCAAACAATTTGAGGAGGTCTTAAAAGGAAAACCCGAG ATCGAGTCCTTTGTGAAAATATATCCTGGAGTTCGGCATGGATGGACTATAAGGTATAATATTACAGACACATATACTATTAAGAAGGCAGATGAGGCTCACGAGGACTTGATACAATGGTTCAGTAAGCATGTTAAATGA
- the LOC133819285 gene encoding endo-1,3;1,4-beta-D-glucanase-like, with protein sequence MSSSECFENPPTLLSSTSSGVGTVQDVGGLKSYVTGSPHSNRAILFVSDVFGYEAPKLRKLADKLAVADQFLVVVPDFFYGDPLDLNNPDRDGWLKAHNMEKGHEDAKQVVAALKSKGLSAIGAAGFCWGGNVVVKLAGSTDIQAAVVLHPGHLTDEDINEVKVHIAILGAERDKIAPQEHIKHLGEILSAKSEFDSFVKIFPGVAHGWTVRYNDEDPFSVNSAEESHLDLTNWFTKYVK encoded by the exons ATGTCAAGCTCTGAGTGCTTTGAGAATCCACCCACCTTGTTGAGCTCAACAAGCAGTGGAGTTGGAACTGTTCAAGATGTGGGTGGCCTCAAATCCTATGTCACAGGCTCACCTCATTCCAACCGTGCTATCCTTTTCGTCTCCGATGTGTTtg GATACGAGGCTCCAAAATTAAG GAAGCTTGCAGATAAACTTGCAGTAGCTGACCAATTTTTGGTGGTGGTTCCTGACTTTTTCTATGGAGATCCTCTTGATCTTAATAACCCTGATCGCGATGGATGGCTAAAAGCTCATAATATG gAAAAAGGGCATGAAGATGCCAAACAAGTGGTTGCTGCTCTAAAGAGCAAAGGTCTTTCTGCCATAGGTGCTGCTGGATTTTGCTGGGGTG GAAATGTTGTGGTCAAATTAGCCGGTTCTACAGACATTCAAGCTGCTGTTGTATTGCACCCCGGCCATCTTACAGATGAAGACATCAATG AGGTAAAAGTTCACATAGCCATATTGGGAGCTGAGAGGGACAAAATTGCTCCTCAAGAGCATATAAAACATTTGGGAGAGATTTTATCAGCTAAATCTGAG TTTGATAGCTTTGTGAAGATATTTCCTGGGGTGGCTCATGGGTGGACAGTGAGGTACAATGACGAAGACCCTTTTTCTGTCAATAGTGCTGAAGAGTCTCATTTGGACTTAACTAATTGGTTCACCAAATATGTCAAATGA